In Woeseia oceani, one DNA window encodes the following:
- the moaC gene encoding cyclic pyranopterin monophosphate synthase MoaC, whose translation MSKLSHIDEQNRPTMVDVSHKTASARQAHARALVEFPAEVAARFADGDIQTAKGPVFATAIIAGVMGAKRTHELIPFCHPLGLDNCAIEIHLDEERRAVIDCHCKVNHRTGVEMEALTGATVAALTVYDMCKALSHEIRITETRLIAKTGGKKDYHSE comes from the coding sequence ATGAGCAAGTTAAGCCATATTGACGAGCAAAACCGACCGACGATGGTTGATGTCAGCCACAAGACCGCAAGCGCCCGACAAGCACATGCGCGGGCCCTGGTCGAGTTTCCCGCGGAGGTCGCTGCCCGGTTTGCCGATGGCGATATTCAGACGGCCAAGGGGCCGGTATTCGCAACGGCAATCATCGCCGGTGTGATGGGCGCAAAACGCACGCACGAGCTGATACCGTTTTGCCACCCGTTGGGCCTTGATAATTGCGCGATCGAAATACACCTGGATGAGGAACGTCGCGCTGTTATTGATTGCCATTGCAAGGTCAATCACCGTACGGGCGTGGAAATGGAAGCGCTGACGGGCGCAACCGTGGCTGCGTTGACGGTATACGACATGTGCAAAGCGCTGTCGCATGAGATTCGCATTACGGAAACTCGCTTGATCGCGAAAACCGGCGGCAAAAAGGACTATCACAGTGAATGA
- the mobA gene encoding molybdenum cofactor guanylyltransferase, which produces MNDAPVLKGLVLAGGQSRRMGSDKALLLHDGRSQLAYTMALLGQFTSAAYVSTSKALRDETERASFPQIVDRYDDLGPVAGILSAMDTDPQAAWLVVAVDLPNIDDRTLGFLVESRNAAQPFSAFRSSHNELPEPLCAVYEPSARAIIDDFVAQGIVCPRKIMIRSDTCLLNQPNANALDNMNTPDDLARSDLQVAQ; this is translated from the coding sequence GTGAATGACGCGCCGGTACTCAAAGGGTTAGTGCTTGCCGGTGGACAAAGCCGCAGGATGGGTAGCGACAAAGCGCTATTGCTGCATGACGGGCGCAGCCAGCTGGCTTACACGATGGCGTTGCTTGGTCAATTCACGTCGGCAGCCTACGTGTCGACGAGCAAGGCGTTGCGGGACGAAACCGAACGCGCGAGCTTTCCGCAGATTGTCGATCGATATGACGACCTTGGACCGGTCGCAGGTATCTTGTCGGCGATGGATACGGACCCTCAGGCAGCCTGGCTGGTGGTGGCGGTTGATCTGCCGAACATCGATGACCGTACACTCGGCTTTCTTGTTGAATCGCGTAACGCTGCGCAGCCGTTTAGCGCATTTCGCAGCAGTCACAATGAGCTTCCGGAACCTCTGTGCGCGGTCTACGAACCGTCTGCGCGCGCGATAATTGACGATTTCGTGGCGCAGGGAATCGTTTGCCCACGCAAGATCATGATTCGATCCGATACCTGTTTGCTAAACCAGCCGAATGCCAATGCACTGGATAACATGAATACACCCGATGACCTCGCACGCAGTGATCTGCAGGTAGCGCAATGA
- a CDS encoding MoaD/ThiS family protein: MSKELTVRYFAMFRENAGKTEERVTTSAATAADLFRELHDRHGSAEPLAHCKVAINDEMASWDSVLTDGDTVLLFPPVAGG; the protein is encoded by the coding sequence ATGAGCAAAGAACTTACAGTTCGGTATTTCGCCATGTTTCGCGAGAACGCCGGCAAGACCGAGGAGCGTGTTACGACAAGCGCCGCGACCGCCGCCGATCTGTTTCGCGAGTTGCATGACAGGCACGGTTCGGCCGAACCGTTGGCGCATTGCAAAGTGGCGATTAATGATGAAATGGCGAGCTGGGACAGCGTTTTGACGGACGGTGACACCGTTTTACTGTTCCCACCGGTTGCAGGTGGCTGA
- a CDS encoding molybdenum cofactor biosynthesis protein MoaE, producing MMTMVESTIDPEQLRTALLDQAAGAYAGFEGWIRNHNDGQSVLRLEYEAYAPLAVKEGERVIQEAMAKFDVLHARCVHRSGLLEIGDCAVWVGVSAAHRDAAFDACRYIIDQVKVRLPIWKKEHYTNGDSGWVNCERCAAHA from the coding sequence ATGATGACGATGGTTGAATCGACGATAGACCCGGAACAGCTGCGAACAGCATTGCTGGATCAGGCGGCGGGCGCATACGCCGGCTTCGAAGGCTGGATACGCAATCACAATGACGGGCAGTCTGTGCTGCGTCTCGAATACGAGGCCTACGCACCGTTGGCCGTAAAGGAAGGTGAGCGCGTTATACAGGAAGCGATGGCAAAGTTCGACGTACTGCACGCGCGTTGCGTACACCGCTCCGGATTGCTGGAGATCGGCGATTGCGCCGTCTGGGTCGGAGTCTCAGCCGCACATCGCGATGCCGCTTTCGATGCCTGTCGCTACATCATTGACCAGGTTAAGGTCCGACTGCCGATCTGGAAGAAAGAGCACTACACCAACGGCGATAGCGGCTGGGTCAACTGCGAACGCTGCGCGGCACACGCCTGA
- a CDS encoding nucleotidyltransferase family protein, whose amino-acid sequence MRDKSLPLFALVLAAGQSQRFGTPKQLATIGEQTLVEHAVREAEAVCGEHTMLVVGNAAEAVHRAAAPLAGFLVCNDRYRDGIASSICTAVAAVQGIAAGVLLVLADQPLVGRDHLTRLKQRWCREPRRVVASRYSGTLGVPAIIPAELFDDLLALRGDQGARALISAQGEHVIAIDCAAAAVDIDQPSDLADLTRSPGR is encoded by the coding sequence ATGCGTGACAAATCACTGCCGCTATTCGCACTGGTGCTCGCTGCCGGGCAGTCACAGCGCTTCGGTACGCCGAAACAACTGGCGACCATTGGCGAGCAAACGCTTGTTGAGCACGCTGTGCGTGAAGCAGAAGCGGTTTGTGGCGAACACACTATGCTTGTTGTTGGCAATGCTGCCGAGGCCGTGCACAGGGCCGCCGCCCCACTCGCTGGGTTCCTGGTTTGCAATGATCGTTACCGCGACGGCATTGCGAGCTCAATCTGCACCGCTGTCGCAGCGGTACAGGGCATCGCGGCAGGCGTTTTACTAGTGCTCGCAGACCAGCCACTGGTTGGTCGTGACCATCTGACACGCCTCAAACAACGTTGGTGTCGGGAACCGCGGCGCGTGGTAGCCAGCCGTTATTCCGGAACCCTGGGTGTACCGGCGATCATTCCAGCCGAACTGTTTGACGATTTACTCGCGTTGCGCGGCGACCAGGGCGCACGGGCGCTGATATCCGCTCAAGGTGAGCATGTCATTGCCATCGATTGCGCAGCCGCCGCTGTGGACATCGACCAGCCATCTGACCTTGCTGATCTTACCCGTAGCCCTGGCCGCTAG
- a CDS encoding MaoC family dehydratase: MHTIRSFEDAKALEGQEIGLSDWSVVDQKCIDQFAEATGDFQWIHVDTARAAKELPEGKTIAHGYLTLSLIPALTQQFVSFENLARAINFGCNKVRFYTMVPVGSRVRARATIVQARQRAGALHLSSEVRVEVEGERKPACVAETLGMYFFDSPEGEQTTPES, from the coding sequence TTGCATACGATTAGATCATTTGAAGATGCCAAGGCACTGGAAGGCCAGGAGATCGGCTTGTCGGACTGGTCCGTTGTTGATCAGAAGTGCATTGATCAATTCGCCGAAGCGACCGGCGATTTTCAATGGATACACGTTGATACAGCGCGCGCAGCAAAAGAGCTGCCGGAAGGCAAGACTATCGCGCATGGTTACCTCACCTTGTCTCTGATTCCCGCATTGACACAGCAGTTTGTCAGTTTCGAGAATCTTGCACGTGCCATCAATTTCGGCTGCAACAAGGTGCGCTTCTATACCATGGTTCCGGTGGGCAGCCGGGTGCGCGCAAGAGCAACTATCGTGCAGGCGCGACAACGTGCTGGCGCATTGCACCTGTCGTCCGAGGTTCGCGTTGAAGTTGAAGGCGAACGCAAGCCTGCCTGTGTTGCAGAGACGTTGGGAATGTACTTTTTCGATTCGCCTGAAGGCGAGCAAACAACGCCAGAATCATAA
- a CDS encoding PLDc N-terminal domain-containing protein, whose amino-acid sequence MQVQISSFFGLLILLADIYAVLQIAQSGASDARKVIWIAVVILLPVLGLLLWYLAGPKKP is encoded by the coding sequence ATGCAGGTTCAAATATCTTCTTTTTTCGGTTTGCTGATTCTGCTCGCCGATATCTACGCTGTACTGCAAATCGCGCAATCAGGCGCGAGTGACGCCCGCAAGGTTATATGGATTGCCGTTGTCATCTTGCTGCCAGTGTTGGGTTTGCTGCTCTGGTATCTGGCCGGGCCGAAGAAACCCTGA
- a CDS encoding carbon-nitrogen hydrolase family protein gives MVARHPHTLTVGLAQIAPCWLRRDATLDKVGVWLEQAAAEGCELVVFGEALVPGYPFWVERTDGARFDSRLQKELYAHYVNEAVDIAAGHLEPLAALAAKRGIAVYLGVIEKAADRGHSLYCSVVYINANGKIASVHRKLMPTYEERLVWSCGDGHGLRTHPLGAFTVGGLNCWENWLPLARAALYAQGEDLHVAIWPGSQRNTEDITRFIAKEGRSFVVSVSGLMRAEDIDPALPHFDTLKTACRGNLADGGSCIAAPDGAWLLAPETGSEALRIATLDHRRVLEERHNMDPAGHYSRPDVTRLTVERKRQTTAEFNGDETL, from the coding sequence ATGGTCGCCCGCCATCCCCACACACTGACTGTCGGCCTGGCACAAATTGCGCCCTGCTGGCTGCGCCGGGACGCAACCCTCGACAAGGTCGGCGTCTGGCTCGAACAGGCAGCGGCAGAAGGCTGCGAGCTTGTTGTATTTGGTGAAGCACTGGTCCCTGGCTACCCGTTCTGGGTTGAACGCACGGACGGCGCTCGCTTCGATTCCCGCCTGCAAAAGGAACTGTACGCGCACTACGTTAACGAGGCGGTGGACATAGCCGCAGGGCATCTCGAGCCGTTGGCGGCGCTGGCCGCGAAACGGGGAATTGCCGTTTACCTCGGGGTTATTGAGAAAGCCGCGGACCGCGGCCATAGCCTGTATTGCTCTGTGGTGTACATCAATGCGAATGGCAAGATCGCATCTGTACACCGCAAACTGATGCCGACGTACGAGGAGCGCCTCGTGTGGTCTTGCGGCGATGGTCACGGCCTGCGTACCCACCCGCTGGGTGCATTTACCGTTGGCGGCCTGAATTGCTGGGAGAACTGGTTACCGCTCGCGCGCGCGGCTCTCTACGCTCAAGGAGAGGACCTGCATGTCGCAATCTGGCCCGGCAGTCAACGCAATACTGAGGACATCACCCGCTTCATCGCTAAGGAAGGCCGGTCATTCGTGGTTTCTGTCAGCGGCTTGATGCGTGCAGAAGACATCGATCCGGCATTGCCGCATTTTGACACGCTCAAAACAGCATGCCGAGGCAATCTGGCGGACGGCGGTTCCTGTATTGCGGCCCCGGACGGCGCATGGCTGTTAGCGCCCGAAACCGGCAGCGAGGCTCTGCGTATCGCCACACTGGATCACCGGCGGGTACTTGAAGAACGTCACAACATGGACCCTGCCGGCCACTATTCCCGACCAGACGTTACCCGCCTGACTGTAGAACGAAAACGCCAGACGACGGCCGAATTCAACGGCGACGAAACGCTCTAG
- a CDS encoding 3-(methylthio)propionyl-CoA ligase, which yields MQGLMMNTPLLVSSILRHAERNFPEREIVSITADDPTHRYSYRDCCRRTRQLANALDKLGIAKGDRIATLAWNDYRHLEAYYAIGGAGYVCHTLNPRLFPEQLVFIINHAEDQWIITDPMFLPLLEKLAPQTPGVKGYIVLSDEAHMPETTLANTVCYEALIADCDDKYDWPELDENEAVGLCYTSGTTGNPKGVLYSHRSTLLHAYACNTPDALGLSNRDSMLPVVPLFHVNAWGTPFSALMVGAKIVFPGPKMGDGEALYQLMEAEKVTVALGVPTVWLALLQYAEKAGKKLNSLQRTVIGGAALPRSMIRAFRDKHDVVTCQGWGMTEMSPVGTVNTLKAGMEDLAGEELVKLKAKAGRGLFGVEMRIVDDAGTELPWDGVAFGALQVRGPWVCSGYFKLDDCGESHSDDGWFNTGDVATIDAEGYLNITDRTKDVIKSGGEWISSIEIENVAVGHPDIAEAAVIGVKHPKWSERPLLIVVKSEGRNPERDEILKYLDGKIASWWVPDDVVFVDEIPHTATGKILKTKLREQFAEFTFADATN from the coding sequence ATGCAAGGTCTGATGATGAATACACCGTTGTTGGTGTCTTCGATTTTGCGCCATGCGGAGCGCAATTTTCCTGAACGCGAGATTGTGTCGATTACGGCTGACGATCCGACTCATCGTTATTCCTACCGGGACTGCTGCCGCCGTACCCGCCAGCTGGCCAATGCGCTGGACAAACTGGGAATTGCGAAAGGCGATCGAATCGCCACCCTGGCCTGGAATGATTACCGGCACCTTGAGGCTTATTACGCCATCGGTGGCGCGGGTTATGTTTGTCATACGCTGAATCCGCGACTGTTTCCCGAGCAACTGGTTTTTATCATCAATCATGCCGAAGATCAGTGGATAATCACTGACCCGATGTTTCTGCCGTTGCTGGAAAAGCTTGCGCCGCAAACACCTGGCGTGAAGGGTTATATCGTCCTGTCGGATGAGGCGCACATGCCGGAAACAACACTGGCAAACACCGTTTGCTATGAAGCGCTTATCGCGGATTGTGATGACAAATATGATTGGCCGGAGCTCGATGAAAACGAGGCGGTTGGTCTTTGCTACACCTCCGGTACGACGGGAAATCCGAAAGGTGTGCTCTACAGCCATCGTTCTACGCTGTTGCATGCCTATGCCTGCAATACCCCGGACGCGCTGGGCCTTTCGAACCGTGACTCGATGCTGCCGGTAGTGCCGTTGTTTCATGTCAATGCCTGGGGCACGCCGTTTTCGGCACTGATGGTGGGTGCCAAGATTGTTTTCCCGGGACCCAAGATGGGTGATGGCGAAGCCCTGTACCAGCTGATGGAAGCCGAGAAAGTTACCGTCGCACTGGGCGTACCAACTGTGTGGTTGGCTCTGCTGCAATACGCTGAGAAAGCCGGCAAGAAACTCAACAGTCTGCAACGTACCGTGATAGGCGGTGCCGCGCTGCCGCGTTCAATGATCCGCGCATTTCGCGACAAGCACGATGTCGTCACCTGTCAGGGTTGGGGGATGACTGAAATGAGTCCGGTTGGGACAGTCAACACGCTGAAAGCGGGCATGGAAGATCTCGCCGGCGAAGAACTTGTCAAGCTGAAGGCGAAAGCGGGTCGCGGCCTGTTCGGTGTCGAGATGCGGATCGTTGACGATGCCGGAACCGAGCTGCCGTGGGACGGCGTCGCATTCGGTGCTTTGCAGGTCCGTGGCCCATGGGTCTGCAGCGGCTATTTCAAGTTGGATGACTGCGGCGAATCACACAGTGATGACGGCTGGTTCAATACAGGCGATGTCGCGACCATCGATGCCGAAGGTTATCTGAACATTACCGACAGGACCAAGGACGTCATCAAGTCGGGTGGCGAATGGATCAGTTCGATAGAAATCGAGAACGTGGCAGTCGGCCACCCGGATATTGCCGAGGCTGCGGTCATCGGCGTCAAACACCCAAAGTGGTCCGAGCGGCCGTTGCTGATCGTCGTGAAATCGGAAGGTCGAAATCCAGAGCGTGACGAGATACTGAAATACCTGGATGGCAAGATTGCCAGTTGGTGGGTGCCGGACGATGTCGTCTTCGTGGACGAAATTCCGCACACAGCAACGGGCAAAATCCTGAAAACCAAGTTGCGCGAACAGTTTGCAGAGTTTACTTTCGCGGACGCAACAAACTAG
- a CDS encoding SDR family NAD(P)-dependent oxidoreductase — protein MADSGRLFGVRAMLCGGANGIGEAIARTLVRHDASVVAVDRADSDIETRYRDVSGATGLAARFDGDEHAAAAVAAAEKQLGGLDAIVISTGLQVQPPLQDAETHAGVLQGRLTGIRQLFAAALPRMKRSPAGRFIVVGMLRSAFGRDAELLVQEAEESLAGLLRELAVDAGPFGITVNYVQPGALMTPESRRVFSDDKSLRDFCIERSAARRLGEALDVAKAVLFLASDDATFVSGSGIAVDGGRIR, from the coding sequence ATGGCGGATAGCGGCCGATTATTCGGCGTTCGTGCGATGCTGTGTGGTGGTGCCAACGGCATTGGCGAAGCCATAGCACGTACGCTGGTACGCCATGATGCGAGCGTGGTCGCGGTGGACCGGGCGGACAGTGATATAGAGACCCGGTACCGTGATGTCAGTGGTGCGACCGGACTGGCGGCGCGGTTTGACGGTGACGAGCATGCGGCTGCAGCTGTAGCCGCGGCGGAAAAGCAGCTGGGTGGGCTGGATGCCATCGTAATCAGCACAGGTCTGCAGGTACAACCGCCATTGCAGGATGCCGAGACCCATGCTGGAGTGTTGCAGGGGCGGCTGACAGGAATACGGCAGTTATTTGCTGCCGCTTTGCCACGAATGAAACGCAGCCCGGCCGGGCGCTTCATTGTGGTCGGCATGTTACGCAGCGCCTTCGGTCGCGATGCCGAATTGCTGGTTCAGGAAGCGGAAGAGTCACTTGCCGGATTGCTTCGCGAGCTGGCCGTCGATGCCGGACCGTTCGGGATCACCGTAAACTACGTGCAGCCGGGGGCATTGATGACCCCTGAGAGCCGCCGGGTTTTCAGTGATGACAAGTCATTGCGGGACTTTTGTATTGAGCGATCAGCGGCGCGCCGGCTGGGCGAAGCGCTTGATGTCGCCAAGGCGGTTCTGTTCCTGGCCAGTGACGACGCGACTTTCGTGAGCGGCAGTGGTATTGCTGTTGACGGCGGTCGAATACGTTGA
- a CDS encoding acyl-CoA thioesterase, which translates to MHSVLEDLLHLLQLERIEDNIFRGESRDIGSAQVFGGQVLGQALSAAQFTVEGRVAHSLHAYFLRRGDVEAPIIYEVDRSRDGGSFSVRRVVAIQHGRPIFNFAASFHVPEDGLEHQAGMPDVPAPDGLPDLSDIPPETLAKLPQKMRRFLTDQRPFQFRPVQPIRFDVPEVLDPVRQVWIRAVDTLSDELALHQNLLAYVSDYELLGTSTLPHGLRFGRGNVMMASLDHALWFHRPFRVDEWLLYSMDSPNAAGARGYARGQFFDTNGVLVASSAQEGLVRVVNDDSGNKRSNPRTQV; encoded by the coding sequence ATGCATTCAGTACTTGAAGACCTGCTGCACCTGTTGCAGCTCGAGCGAATAGAGGACAACATTTTTCGCGGCGAAAGCCGCGATATAGGCAGCGCGCAGGTCTTCGGTGGCCAGGTCCTTGGCCAGGCATTGTCAGCCGCGCAGTTCACTGTCGAAGGCCGCGTAGCCCATTCGCTGCACGCGTATTTTTTGCGTCGCGGTGATGTTGAAGCACCGATTATTTACGAAGTCGATCGGTCACGTGATGGCGGCAGTTTTTCAGTACGGCGCGTGGTCGCGATTCAACATGGTCGGCCAATATTCAATTTCGCGGCGTCTTTTCACGTGCCTGAAGATGGACTGGAGCATCAGGCCGGCATGCCGGACGTTCCGGCGCCGGACGGGTTGCCGGACTTAAGTGACATTCCGCCGGAAACGCTCGCCAAGTTGCCGCAGAAAATGCGCCGGTTCCTGACGGATCAGCGACCATTCCAGTTCCGCCCAGTGCAGCCCATCAGGTTCGACGTTCCAGAAGTCCTGGATCCCGTTCGGCAAGTCTGGATTCGTGCGGTGGACACGTTGTCGGATGAGCTCGCCTTGCATCAGAATTTGCTGGCCTACGTGTCGGATTACGAATTGCTGGGCACCTCGACATTGCCACACGGACTGCGCTTCGGTCGTGGCAACGTGATGATGGCGAGTCTCGATCACGCACTCTGGTTCCACCGTCCGTTCAGAGTTGACGAATGGCTGTTGTATTCGATGGACAGCCCCAACGCGGCCGGTGCACGCGGCTACGCGCGAGGACAGTTCTTCGATACCAACGGTGTTTTGGTGGCTTCCTCAGCGCAAGAGGGCCTGGTCCGGGTCGTGAACGATGATTCGGGCAACAAGCGATCGAACCCGCGCACCCAGGTATGA
- a CDS encoding COG3904 family protein codes for MRCRLLPALVFLAGAGHAAEVDILRTAPPTGIYIETDYRHPDSAHCDWYYTAKDFLRETAIVSDRPCPVVVRLRGILSRQGALLFSQVTQRLADWPAEVSRIVLNSRGGDSTAAFQIARIIREHDVYRRQLPGVTTALDESETAVCFSACLIVFAAGFERYAVFDEYDDPALPSRLGIHRPGQYNPARGRYDSSDNNRYIQGVRKQLTDYFASVGVSSQLVDEMFAVPFDDIRLLTESEALEFKLVTRAQPLPN; via the coding sequence ATGCGCTGCCGACTGTTACCCGCACTCGTTTTTCTCGCTGGCGCCGGCCATGCCGCCGAGGTGGATATTCTGCGCACGGCGCCACCGACAGGCATTTACATCGAGACTGACTACCGTCATCCCGACAGTGCACACTGCGACTGGTACTACACCGCAAAAGATTTTCTGCGGGAAACCGCCATTGTCAGCGACCGGCCCTGCCCCGTCGTAGTCCGGTTGCGCGGCATACTGAGTCGCCAGGGTGCCTTGCTGTTTTCCCAAGTCACCCAGCGTCTCGCCGACTGGCCAGCCGAAGTAAGCCGAATAGTCCTGAATTCCCGCGGCGGTGATTCCACAGCAGCATTCCAGATCGCGCGCATTATCCGCGAGCACGATGTTTATCGTCGTCAATTGCCCGGAGTCACAACCGCGCTGGATGAGTCTGAAACAGCTGTTTGTTTCAGCGCTTGCCTGATCGTGTTTGCGGCCGGCTTCGAACGCTACGCTGTCTTCGATGAATATGACGACCCGGCATTGCCATCCAGGCTGGGGATCCATCGACCTGGGCAATACAACCCGGCACGTGGTCGTTACGACAGCAGCGATAACAATCGCTATATACAGGGGGTCCGCAAACAGCTGACCGACTATTTTGCAAGCGTAGGTGTCAGCAGCCAACTGGTCGATGAAATGTTTGCTGTGCCGTTCGACGATATCCGCTTGTTAACCGAGTCCGAGGCGCTCGAGTTCAAGCTGGTAACACGTGCGCAGCCATTGCCAAATTAA
- a CDS encoding gamma carbonic anhydrase family protein, with protein MIYRLGESSPVFEGDGHFVAPDANVIGKVRLGARCSVWFGATIRGDNDWINIGADSNIQDASVVHTDPGLPVQIGTGVTVGHRVMLHGCTVGDGSLIGIGSSVLNRANIGKHCLVGAHSLVTEGKQFPDGVLILGSPARVVRELDDDELALLTASAASYTANSRRFLEQLADTQRPTDH; from the coding sequence GTGATCTACCGTCTTGGAGAATCATCACCGGTATTCGAGGGTGACGGCCACTTCGTGGCCCCGGACGCAAATGTTATCGGTAAAGTCCGGTTGGGCGCCCGCTGCAGTGTCTGGTTCGGCGCAACGATTCGCGGCGACAACGACTGGATCAACATAGGCGCTGACAGCAATATCCAGGACGCGTCCGTCGTCCACACGGACCCGGGTTTGCCCGTACAAATCGGAACCGGCGTTACCGTTGGTCACCGGGTCATGTTGCACGGCTGCACTGTTGGCGACGGCAGTCTGATAGGAATAGGCAGTTCGGTACTGAACCGGGCGAACATAGGCAAGCATTGCCTCGTCGGCGCGCATTCGCTGGTCACCGAGGGCAAACAGTTTCCCGACGGTGTCCTGATACTGGGCTCACCCGCGCGCGTGGTCCGTGAACTCGATGACGATGAGTTAGCGCTGTTGACCGCTTCCGCCGCCAGTTACACGGCGAACAGTCGCCGCTTCCTGGAGCAACTGGCGGATACCCAACGGCCCACTGACCACTGA
- the gpmA gene encoding 2,3-diphosphoglycerate-dependent phosphoglycerate mutase — translation MPGKLILCRHGQSDWNLKNLFTGWTDVDLTDLGRSEAKAAGVAVRELDFTIDVAYTSLLKRAIRTLWLMLDEMDRMWIPVIRDWRLNERHYGALQGLNKAETAAKYGDEQVHVWRRSYATPPPPLEADDDRHPAHDPRYAGIEGLPATESLATTLERVKPFWNECIVPELKAGRNVLIAAHGNSLRALVKMLDNVSEEEITGFNIPTGIPILYELDDDLQPLSRRFLGDPDAVAAAAAAVANQAKG, via the coding sequence ATGCCCGGCAAACTCATATTGTGTCGCCACGGACAAAGCGACTGGAACCTCAAAAACCTGTTTACGGGCTGGACCGACGTTGACCTGACGGATTTGGGCAGGAGCGAGGCGAAGGCGGCAGGCGTCGCCGTCCGAGAGCTCGACTTCACCATTGATGTTGCCTATACGTCGTTGCTGAAACGGGCCATACGCACGTTGTGGTTGATGCTCGATGAGATGGATCGCATGTGGATTCCAGTCATTCGCGACTGGCGACTGAATGAACGCCACTACGGTGCGCTGCAGGGACTGAACAAGGCAGAAACTGCCGCAAAGTACGGTGACGAACAGGTACATGTCTGGCGCCGCAGTTACGCCACTCCGCCGCCGCCGCTGGAGGCTGACGACGACAGGCACCCTGCGCACGATCCCCGTTACGCGGGTATTGAAGGCCTGCCGGCCACCGAATCACTGGCAACGACGCTCGAGCGAGTCAAACCCTTCTGGAACGAGTGCATCGTGCCGGAACTGAAAGCCGGGCGTAACGTCCTGATCGCCGCACACGGCAACAGTCTGCGTGCGCTGGTCAAAATGCTGGACAACGTCTCTGAAGAAGAAATCACCGGTTTCAATATTCCAACAGGGATCCCCATCCTGTACGAACTCGACGACGATCTGCAGCCATTGTCACGGCGCTTTCTTGGCGACCCGGACGCCGTTGCCGCCGCTGCCGCTGCCGTCGCAAACCAGGCCAAAGGCTAG